In Paenibacillus sp. BIC5C1, a genomic segment contains:
- the sufD gene encoding Fe-S cluster assembly protein SufD — translation MTTQTILPVESEALRALSESNNEPGWLTEQRLEALKLASGLALPKLEKQKIERWNVSEYGTYKASEAIASLEEVPVSIKDLVKDQAEGSLVIQRNSGTVYSKLSADLAAKGVIFTDLATAVRDHSDLVKPYLNTAVKADEHSLAALHAALWNGGVFLYVPKNVEIEVPLQAVLLTDDATATFAPHVLVVAESNSSVTYVDNYVSGELSSPVFHNGVVEVFVKAGAKVRFASVHQLSTNVTDVSFRRAVVENDGSIEWIVGEMNNGDTASNTMTVLKGNGSSSDSKVIAVGSGSQKLNYTTEARHFGKNTPSQMITRAVMREEASAIINGITKIEKGATKADGQQTEKVLMLSPKARGDANPILLIDEDDVTAGHAASVGQVNVEQIHYLMSRGINRTDAERLIIYGFLAPVVADIPLEALRTQLQSLIERKLGQ, via the coding sequence ATGACTACACAAACAATTCTTCCGGTTGAATCTGAAGCGCTTCGCGCCTTGTCGGAAAGCAACAATGAACCCGGCTGGTTGACCGAGCAGCGTCTCGAAGCCCTTAAGCTAGCAAGTGGGCTTGCGCTTCCTAAACTGGAAAAACAAAAAATCGAACGCTGGAATGTCAGCGAGTACGGCACGTATAAAGCTAGTGAAGCGATTGCTTCCCTTGAGGAAGTACCAGTTTCTATAAAAGATCTGGTTAAGGACCAAGCGGAAGGCAGTCTGGTTATCCAGCGTAATTCCGGTACGGTATATTCCAAGTTGTCTGCTGATCTTGCAGCAAAAGGAGTTATCTTCACAGATCTGGCTACAGCAGTTCGCGATCATAGCGATTTGGTAAAACCATATCTGAATACGGCTGTAAAAGCAGATGAGCATTCTCTTGCCGCTCTGCATGCAGCACTTTGGAATGGCGGGGTATTCCTCTATGTTCCGAAAAACGTAGAGATTGAAGTTCCGCTGCAAGCGGTACTGCTCACAGATGATGCTACTGCAACATTTGCACCGCACGTGCTTGTCGTTGCTGAGTCCAACAGCTCCGTTACTTATGTGGATAACTATGTATCTGGCGAACTGTCTTCACCTGTGTTCCATAACGGTGTTGTGGAAGTATTCGTGAAAGCTGGTGCCAAAGTCCGTTTCGCATCAGTTCACCAATTGAGCACGAATGTTACTGATGTTTCTTTCCGCCGTGCAGTGGTGGAGAACGATGGTTCGATCGAGTGGATTGTTGGTGAGATGAACAACGGTGATACTGCAAGCAACACGATGACGGTTCTTAAAGGGAATGGCTCAAGCTCCGATTCCAAAGTGATCGCAGTAGGTTCCGGTTCCCAAAAACTGAACTACACAACAGAAGCTCGTCACTTTGGTAAAAACACGCCAAGTCAGATGATTACACGTGCAGTTATGCGTGAAGAGGCTTCTGCAATCATTAACGGAATCACGAAGATTGAGAAAGGTGCTACCAAAGCGGACGGACAGCAAACAGAGAAAGTACTGATGCTGAGCCCGAAAGCACGTGGAGACGCCAACCCAATCCTTCTCATTGATGAGGATGATGTAACAGCAGGTCACGCGGCTTCTGTAGGTCAAGTCAATGTGGAGCAAATTCATTACTTGATGTCGCGCGGGATTAACCGTACGGATGCGGAACGCCTGATCATTTACGGCTTCCTGGCTCCGGTGGTGGCGGATATTCCTCTGGAAGCACTGCGTACCCAATTGCAGTCTCTCATTGAACGGAAACTGGGACAATGA
- the sufC gene encoding Fe-S cluster assembly ATPase SufC — protein MATNFVIEGLKATIEGKEILKGINLEMKGGEIHAIMGPNGTGKSTLASALMGHPKYEVTDGTITLDGEDVLDMAVDERARAGLFLAMQYPSEIAGVTNSDFLRSAINARRGEGNEISLIKFIRQMEGKMKELDMNPEFAHRYLNEGFSGGEKKRNEILQMMLLDPKIVVLDEIDSGLDIDALKIVANGVNAMKSEDRGFLIITHYQRLLNYITPDYVHVMMQGRIVKSGGPELAHRLEAEGYDWVKEELGITDETVGQEA, from the coding sequence ATGGCTACGAATTTCGTCATTGAAGGTCTGAAAGCGACGATCGAAGGTAAGGAAATCCTGAAAGGCATCAACCTGGAAATGAAAGGTGGAGAAATCCACGCAATCATGGGTCCGAACGGAACTGGTAAATCAACACTGGCTTCTGCACTTATGGGGCACCCTAAATATGAAGTAACAGACGGTACGATTACACTTGATGGTGAGGATGTACTGGATATGGCTGTAGACGAGCGCGCTCGTGCTGGTCTGTTCCTGGCTATGCAATACCCGAGTGAAATTGCTGGTGTAACGAATTCCGACTTCCTGCGTAGCGCAATCAACGCACGTCGTGGTGAAGGCAACGAGATCTCTCTGATCAAGTTCATTCGCCAAATGGAAGGTAAAATGAAAGAACTCGACATGAATCCTGAATTTGCTCACCGTTACCTGAATGAAGGTTTCTCCGGTGGTGAGAAAAAACGGAACGAGATTCTGCAAATGATGCTGCTTGATCCAAAAATCGTAGTACTCGATGAAATTGACTCCGGTCTGGATATCGATGCTCTGAAAATCGTGGCAAACGGTGTAAACGCAATGAAGAGCGAAGATCGCGGCTTCCTGATCATCACTCACTACCAACGCCTGTTGAACTACATTACTCCTGACTATGTACACGTAATGATGCAAGGTCGTATCGTGAAGTCTGGTGGACCTGAACTGGCACACCGTCTTGAGGCTGAAGGATATGACTGGGTTAAGGAAGAGCTGGGAATCACAGACGAAACTGTAGGTCAAGAAGCGTAA